A portion of the Carcharodon carcharias isolate sCarCar2 chromosome 18, sCarCar2.pri, whole genome shotgun sequence genome contains these proteins:
- the vgll3 gene encoding transcription cofactor vestigial-like protein 3 isoform X2, with amino-acid sequence MSCLDVMYHQSYGAHQYLPAAAAAAYTAACYHHHHSQQQKLALYSKMQESMENNSPSKESEKEQPPEAEYISSRCVLLTYFQGDIGAVVDEHFSRALSQSSNFHGDHPSSKPQASSSSVWKEGSPFPTNQKNSFPASFWNSTYQAPAPPALSASHPDISAASGAVFHSPDPMAWPGHGLHQASAPPSNAEPWPYTLASQGSSSYPLVHEVYPHMHHPHAHTHHHSPHLDPRYGSLLVPSVRAARITTAPALWYGGSLTG; translated from the exons ATGAGTTGTCTGGATGTTATGTATCATCAGTCTTATGGGGCGCACCAGTACTTACCAGCAGCCGCCGCAGCAGCTTACACCGCAGCCTGTTACCATCACCACCACTCTCAGCAG CAGAAGTTAGCCCTGTACAGCAAGATGCAGGAGTCGATGGAGAACAACTCGCCGagcaaagagagcgagaaggagcagcCTCCTGAGGCCGAGTACATCAGTTCCAGATGTGTGCTGCTCACCTACTTCCAGGGGGACATCGGCGCGGTGGTGGACGAGCATTTCAGCAGAGCCCTCAGCCAGTCCAGCAACTTCCACGGTGACCATCCGAGCTCAAAGCCCCAGGCTTCTTCCAGCTCCGTGTGGAAAG aagGATCGCCATTTCCTACAAATCAGAAGAACAGTTTTCCTGCTTCTTTCTGGAACAGCACTTACCAAGCCCCAGCACCTCCAGCTCTTAGTGCGAGTCACCCCGATATCTCTGCTGCGTCTGGTGCTGTGTTTCACTCCCCAGACCCCATGGCTTGGCCTGGACATGGACTACACCAGGCCAGCGCTCCCCCATCAAATGCTGAGCCATGGCCTTACACATTGGCATCACAAGGCAGTTCCAGCTATCCACTTGTGCATGAGGTTTACCCACATATGCACCACCCACATGCCCACACCCACCATCATAGCCCACATCTCGACCCACGTTATGGGTCATTGTTGGTACCATCAGTGAGGGCAGCTAGGATTACCACAGCACCAG CCCTTTGGTATGGTGGATCTCTCACAGGCTGA
- the vgll3 gene encoding transcription cofactor vestigial-like protein 3 isoform X1, translated as MSCLDVMYHQSYGAHQYLPAAAAAAYTAACYHHHHSQQQKLALYSKMQESMENNSPSKESEKEQPPEAEYISSRCVLLTYFQGDIGAVVDEHFSRALSQSSNFHGDHPSSKPQASSSSVWKEGSPFPTNQKNSFPASFWNSTYQAPAPPALSASHPDISAASGAVFHSPDPMAWPGHGLHQASAPPSNAEPWPYTLASQGSSSYPLVHEVYPHMHHPHAHTHHHSPHLDPRYGSLLVPSVRAARITTAPGEITKTDPTASAAGSSWTGAFHGTLEMAQAVNFDTALWYGGSLTG; from the exons ATGAGTTGTCTGGATGTTATGTATCATCAGTCTTATGGGGCGCACCAGTACTTACCAGCAGCCGCCGCAGCAGCTTACACCGCAGCCTGTTACCATCACCACCACTCTCAGCAG CAGAAGTTAGCCCTGTACAGCAAGATGCAGGAGTCGATGGAGAACAACTCGCCGagcaaagagagcgagaaggagcagcCTCCTGAGGCCGAGTACATCAGTTCCAGATGTGTGCTGCTCACCTACTTCCAGGGGGACATCGGCGCGGTGGTGGACGAGCATTTCAGCAGAGCCCTCAGCCAGTCCAGCAACTTCCACGGTGACCATCCGAGCTCAAAGCCCCAGGCTTCTTCCAGCTCCGTGTGGAAAG aagGATCGCCATTTCCTACAAATCAGAAGAACAGTTTTCCTGCTTCTTTCTGGAACAGCACTTACCAAGCCCCAGCACCTCCAGCTCTTAGTGCGAGTCACCCCGATATCTCTGCTGCGTCTGGTGCTGTGTTTCACTCCCCAGACCCCATGGCTTGGCCTGGACATGGACTACACCAGGCCAGCGCTCCCCCATCAAATGCTGAGCCATGGCCTTACACATTGGCATCACAAGGCAGTTCCAGCTATCCACTTGTGCATGAGGTTTACCCACATATGCACCACCCACATGCCCACACCCACCATCATAGCCCACATCTCGACCCACGTTATGGGTCATTGTTGGTACCATCAGTGAGGGCAGCTAGGATTACCACAGCACCAGGTGAGATCACAAAGACAGACcctactgcttctgctgctggttctTCATGGACTGGAGCCTTTCATGGAACGCTTGAGATGGCACAGGCTGTGAACTTTGATACAG CCCTTTGGTATGGTGGATCTCTCACAGGCTGA